A stretch of DNA from Acanthopagrus latus isolate v.2019 chromosome 7, fAcaLat1.1, whole genome shotgun sequence:
ttttttcgaATGAAGCATGCTATTACGTTAATAACAGCCTATAATTAGTGGCTGACTGATCACGTTGGtgctgtagttgtgtgtgtggttccaCTGCCTCCCTCCACACCTCCCATTGACATAAAAGCATGCAATTCATTTTAATCTCAGACTTATCGCCAAGGTGCTTCCCCTACAGGtgcatcattttctttcattgaTAAAATCAAATCTGTTTGAAAACAAGATTGGTACAGCTTGCAACAACGTGAAGAGATGTCATTAAACTGCTTAAACCAAATTTCCTGAGGATTCTGTGTTAACTTGTGGATTTTCATCTGAGTTCtaagaaatgtgtttgagaCCGAGAATTATGGCAAAACCTTGCAGTCTGCAAATGACCTAAACAGGAAGGAAGCATGAAACATGATTTGCGATGACATTActcaacactgactgacagccttTTCTCAAAGTTAGTCAAACACATCAGTTGTgataacaaaaaacaccttGGGGTTTCAACACCTAAAATATAATTGAGTCACAGATACTGCTTGATGGTTGTCAAAACAAGCGtcaaaacatttgcaaacatataaaaacattcaGTATCCAGCTCATGGCTGATAAACTCACCCCGCCTGCGATACGTGCACCGTCCCCGGACCCTCCGATCACACAGATCAGAGAAGTGATGATGTACAGGAGAGCACCGATACCAGCACGGAAAAGATCCTACACAAAAGAGGGAAGCATAAGGTGAACCCTTCATGTGCGTGttcatcactgtgtgtctgGAATGCTTGCTGTAAGACACGTAGACTTGGACTCACGCTCCAGACCCAGTTGACCACTTGGATCTGCTTGTCGAGATCCATCATGAAGATTGCAAAGAAGACCATAGCGAAGACCATCTCGCAGATGGCCACAGCAGAGTAGCCTCCATAAAGGGACGCAGCGtagcagatgatgatgatgaaactgaGGAGCTAAGAGGGAAAGAGAATAATCACACAGATTAATAATCTGACGTGAGAAGAGGAGTGTTGCACCATAAAACTAGAAGATTCTGCCTAAATTCCTCCCATCTGATAGAATTCCCAGCTCAGGTTTGTATGACTTAATGAAACAGCTGACGATCCGCTGATTAAGGGACTTATCATCCCAGTTCTCAGTAACAGAAAAAGAGCTGTGTCCACTCAATAGCCAGACAGTAAATCACTCCTACAAAGCTGTCATTGTTTCATTTACTCCACTCAGTTCACAATTCAACATCAACagaagaaccaaaaaaaaaaaaacattttctaagcAAAAATACTGTTTAGAGGAGACTAGaatgcatcacatcacatgcTGCTTTCTCCTTAGATTTTCAGCACGTGTTTGTTCAATCAAGATCACATTTTCCCATATGAGGGAAAGAAGTCTGCGTGCATTCTTCTCAGTCCATTCCACTGAAATGCTgccaatgtgaaaaaaaaaaatcataaactTGGGCTGCCTACGGCCTTGAACCAGTATCACCCTTTTTTTCAATACTGCTATTGTTGCTGCTGCGAAACTGTGTGGGTTGATTTATTCACACAACATGTTACAGCTGTGAAGGAGTGGACATTTCAAATCGTCCTTCAGTCAGTTAAAGCCTGACAATCTAATGTACTTGTACAACGGCATAAATTTGATTGTCCTTTTCTGTGACACATATAACCCTCATCGGCATATTAGCACATTTAAATACTCTAGATTTGATAGAGTGAAGTGGAAAGACTGCGTAGCCACCTACACACTGTGCCAACAAGCATTTGGAGGTTTGGTCTGTATaacatctgaaaataaatatcCACTTAATTTCCTACAAGtcaatgtgacatcatcaaataTCCAAcaattcaaaattcaaattcaattcatgtctcatttgagaagctggaacaatttaatttaacaatTTTGACTGAGTTTTAATAGACTTGTGCATATGATCACTTACATTACATAAAATTATATTATAGTCTTTAAAACTGTCTGTAGTATATGTATGTGATAGCCTTaataacagtaaacacagaaagtagaaaaaaaatatacgTAGAAAGATTAAAAGCAGTCATTTGTATTTGTCATAGGTGTTATTTTAAAGGTACTGTGTGGAGTTCACTACTAGTTCTAGTCATGTGAATCCTTGTTGTCTTTCTAACAAGCATGCACACAAGGGAACTGGGGTGATGTGATCACTCCCATGCCAATTGTTTTCATGCAACCGCACTAATCAATAATTAATTAGTGTAGCGTACATATGAAGAAGCATATTAGTAACAAATGCAGGGAAGAAGACGGCAAGcagacatggatgtaaacaatgcagCTTTACAATCGTTTTATGGGGGAGGAAATGTGTTCAAAATAGTAAGTACTGAGTTGGACCTCAAGGATACACAATGTGTTTGGTAAAGACACTAAACTtaaacacatcatttgtttgtttacaagaaaaatgcacactgcacctttaatgaaagAGATTTACAGTTTATGGGACAAGAACAGCGACTTTATATTCAGGCAAAAATGGGATTGTAAACAAAGCTGAATAGAAAGTAGAAACACTGGCTCTGAAACATTTGATTGGAAAATGTTGTACAGGCACTGAAAAAAGTACTATATTTCAGTGCTTGTGCGTTTTCAAATACGCGTTTCAGTTCCAGTGTTTCCCTTCAGACTCTGATGTTTATTCTTAAGAAGCTCATCTTGCACATTGCAATGTTTTATTCTCGGACACAGACAACTTTGTGGAGAGTGTCAAATCACAGCGGCCTATATGATACATACACATGATGTAACTTAGGCAACACCAGCCCTACATCTGTCACTACTGCTTCTCCTCCCCTCAGCCCGCATCTGTTACGTAAACACGcagccagtcagccagtcagccagATGCATCAGTAGTTCATGTGTTCTCGAGACTGGCACAGGCTGCCTCTGTAGAGCAGCGGGCTGGCTGAGGCCATGGTCCTACACAACAGAGGCTCTATTCAGGCCAGAGTCGGCTGCTCTGAGGGCAGCGGCTACTGAGGAGGCCGTCGGACAGAGCAACACCCAGAGCACAAGAGACCCTCAGAACAAGAAAAGCTGTGAGATGTTGACACCTTTATGTTTTCCACACAGCGGCGGATCTGTTTGGGTCAGCTTTTAAAATCCCAGCTAGGATCTTTTCACATCCTTATAATGAGCTGCTCTTTAAAAACTGACTGGAGGGAAATTGTTGCTCGCCTAATTATAGTCAGCAGCAACATGAGAGCCAGGAGCTCGCCCGTGGtacagtgacacacaaaacagcaacagttgCTAGGGAAGTCCCGTACATTTTGGGCTGGTTCTTAGTAGTAACCGTGACTCACTAAAACGTATTACCATGTGTGTTGAGAGGCAAATGGAAAGTTCAATTTCATTTCACCACTCTTCTTTCTTTCGAATCATCGAGTCATTTTCAACTTTGGTTCTCCTCCCTAATCTGAAAAGATTGCTTTCCAGTTATACAAACACACGACGACTTCATATTCATAAAATTCAAAGCAGGTTGAAAGATCAGCCTGCTGCATGACTCATCCTGACTTATCGCTACTGGCTTAACCGTAcccaaagacaaacagaaatttGCACTAcatgggtgtgtgtctgtgagctgtAAGTAGCACTGCAACCTCAAGTATTGTCATGTCCCATgacagccagaaaaaaaggaaaaacaacacaacttgcACTTGTAATTTGGCAGTGAGTAATGTCAGCTCAAAAGGGAAAACGTAGTTATGCGTAGGGTTGCAGCATTATACTTTTTAAGGCATACAGTGGTGTGAATACTGACAGCTATCATACTCTGTACATTTGTTAACTACAGCATTGAATTTGATTGTATCACTGATCTCAAAAAcagatatattttaatattttataatgtttccTGTATGTCATGACATGATATTTTGTAAAATCCTAATAAAGCACCTGTTCAGCCAATACAACTCTCTGTTTACACTGCTTTAATGTGGTTGCTAATCGACCTGGGGCGCATatcaacagaacaacaacaccTAAAACTACCAGCAGCTGCAACCTTTGGTGTGTGGACAAATTGTGAGTCATTTCTAGAAACTGCACTGTCTTCGGAGATAGTTTTATCTTGGTGTAAGTAACAGAGATGCCTTAACCTTGATTATTTTAGTATGGATGCATATTACCGTTTACAGTTGAATGCACGTGTCCTACTGCTGAATACCTGTACATTCACTGTCTTGATGTAATTTGCTGCATGTCTTACATCTAAAGGTATAAACATCCTAATGTGCAAGATTTTTACTTGAggacttttaaaaaagttaagTAAGATTTCCAACAGAACGTGCAGAATTTTTGGTTTTGACTTTGTGTATTGTGTGACAAGATATCAACTAAAGTTAGCTTGATAACCAGCTAACCAAGTCTCCTGTGCAAGCAGTGCAATCACTCCGAGCTCCCAGTGCGTGCATACTTAAATCACCTAAAAGCCACTAgctacacagctaactgagATAACTAGctaaccaaaataaaataaaaataaagtgaccGGAAATAAAATAGCGCAATATCAAATAGACTAACAAATGCAGTGTAGTCCAAGCATCAACTCCACGAAtcaatcaacaaacaacagtaaACTATGATCCCATCCTGTAGACTTTTGGTTTATCATCTGGAATATCTAAACCTCAGTAATCCTGACTGCTGAGGTTAAATACCCAATTTCCCATTAGATTAAACATAATAAGCAGTAATAGCATGTGTCTTCCTGTTTCACTCCCAcacccctctccctccctgcctgcaCTGTAAGCTATTTCAGCGATGACTTCCTTTACAGATTACCAGGCTCCAGTAAAGATCTGAGTAAGAGAGGAAACAACGAACTACCGAGTGTATCCAGTGAGGTTTGAGGCTATCCCCAAATGGCACACACcagagagatgtgtgtgctAAGTAATTCTCGCATTCTTTGTCCCCTGGACTAAACTTCACACACAGGCTGGAATTTCCATTAcctctgaaaaggaaaaaagaaaaaaaaaacttaacagcCGGTGGACCTCTGACCACCAACATCTGAGAGCCTGCTTTATAATGAGCCTGTTGAGTTCTGAGGGGAACTGTTTTTATCAGCAATAGAAAGGGTTTTCTACAGTTTTGGAGAGTAATAACACAGTAGCAGAATAATTATTTTGCAAGCAACTGTGATGCAACTGTGGCTGTCGATGTTACACCTActaaaaatgcttgttttgtctACTGACAGGCTGAAGTTGTTATCCTAATTGTCTGACGACATTACGGAAAAGATTCCCAAGAAGACCGATCCTTTCTGTTACATAATAAGAACCTATCTGTAACCAGTAGGGCTGTGCATTGAATTCTGATACTTTTATGGCACCAATTGAATTGCTTAGATacaatcaaatatcaaaaaatgcCTTGTCATTCAATACCAGATCATAATACCTAAGGCGTTATTCTCATCAGTGAGCCAATAAGCatgcagtgtgtttgctgtgcttAGATCTTATAGTGTTGATAAGTAGCTGTCTCGAGGCGTGCAGGAAACACACTAGGTTACGCAGAGACAGGGCTCACCACCATTTATgtgtaatgtaatattttgttaaagCAGATTTCAGAAAATTGGTCGCGAAAAAGGTATTGTAACGTTGACAGTCTGAGTTGTTGCCAGCTAAAGAGATCACCTGAACCGTTTCTGAAACTTTTGTATGAACAAAGTCCTGACAGGCAAGTCTTGTAAGCCATTGTCCCATAATATGGGCTTTAAAACAGGGTTGGGTGGGTGTCATATAACCGCCATCTACTGTGTTAAAGACTTTTCTATTTATTCCATGCCCTCCTTGATGTCTTCAGTATGAATCGAAACCAGATAAGAACATGTTCATACAAAACCACGGGCTTAAAAATACCAAATACTTTACCAGTCATGTGTAAAAAGAACACACCACcatgaaatgcaaacaaaggCAATCATGTGCACAGGGGTGTTCAAGgacagtgtaaataaaaaaggccctcccagacaggaagtggatgtaATCTGCCAGGAAGTGGGAAACTTAAAACTAAAAACCTGACACTCACATTAGTGTGATACTGTTTAGTGGCTGTGTTGACTCGAGCCGGATGTGCAAAGACGTCATGCGTGAAAACTCAGAAACTCAGTATTAGGTGCTGTATTTTCTCTTCACCATATTATCAGACACTccttctctgcctgtctgtggtATAATAAGATAAAAACGGGAGATGCCTGACAACAGTCACTGGGTCGAGTTAACCCATGTGACCTCTCATCTGCCATTAACGCTCAGCATTTGGCTCCTTGGTGCCAAATGAGAAAACAGTGGAGCACAAGTGACAGGTGGAAACCCTTAACCTCTGTCCAtgatcccccccaccccccgaaCCACATGCCTCTCATTCCCTGACTAGATCTGAGATAAAACAGATTTCTAGAAGCAAACAGAGAATGTTAGTG
This window harbors:
- the plp2 gene encoding proteolipid protein 2; its protein translation is MADTNAGGSGANCLEKLKIYVKTQKGFILAAEILLSFIIIICYAASLYGGYSAVAICEMVFAMVFFAIFMMDLDKQIQVVNWVWSDLFRAGIGALLYIITSLICVIGGSGDGARIAGGVFGLIAGLLFAYDTYTIFLQIKSTRQHTAASTDDRV